The genomic region ATTCCCAAATGCTCAATTCGTCAATTACTAGTTAAAGAATCTCATAGTGGAGGATTAATGGGGCACTTTGGGATAGCTAAAACTCTCTCAATCTTGCAGGAACATTTATACTGGCCCAACATGAGGAGGGATGTCGAGAGAGAGGTTGCACGATGCATTCAATGCCTTCGCGCCAAATCCAAGGTAAATCCTCATGGTCTCTACATGCCTTTGCCTATACCTAGCGAGCCATGGGTTgatatttctatggatttcATTCTTGGTTTACCTAGGACAAAAAGAGGACATGACTCCATCTTTGTTGCAGTGGATAGGTTCTCAAAAATGGCACACTTTATTGCATGTCACAAAACTGATAATGCACCCTACATTGCTGACCTATTCTTTAAGGAAGTAGTCCGCTTGCATGGTATTCCCCGCATTATTGTCTCTGACCGTGATGTTAAATTTCTTAGCTACTTTTGGAAAACACTTTTGTCTAAGTTAGGCACTAAGTTGTTGTTTTCAACTACTAGTCACCCTCAAATTGGTGGCCAAACCGAGGTAGTTAATCGTACCATGTCTACCATGCTACGTGCCTTAGTTAAGCACAACTTGAGAACGTGGGAAGAATGTTTACTACACATTGAATTTGCTTATAACCGTTCTACCCACTCTACTACTCAGTTTTCTCCTTTTGAGGTGGTGTACAGTTACCACTAGATCTCATGCCTTTACCTTTAAGTGAACATACTAGCCGCCAAGGCAGTACGACACCTTCATGAAAAGGCGCGGGTAAACATTGAAAGGCGCACGGAGCAATTTGCCAGACATGCAAACAAAGGGCGTAGGCAACTACTCTTCGAACCTAGAGACTGGGTTTGGCTCCACATGCGCAAGGAACGCTTCCCTGAGAAACGACGAAGCAAGTTGATGCCTCGTGGTGATGGACCTTTTCAAATTCTTGCCAAAGTCAACGACAACGCCTACCAACTTGACCTTCCAGGTGAGTATGGTGTTAGCTCTACCTTCAATGTCGCTGACTTACTTCCGTTTGATGTAGGTGACGActtcgatttgaggacaaatccttctcaagaggaggggaatgatgaggaACCACCAAGAACTCATGTTGTCACTTCACAGGGCTCGAGTAAGGATGACCTACGTGCACCATCGATAAACCTTGGACCGATGACTCGAGCAAGGACAAGAAAGATGCGTGAGAACCTCCAAACATTTCTCCAAATTGTTCATACACGCGTTGGAAAGATTCAAGAGGATAATCACACAATGGTGAGCCTACTCCAAGTCCTTGGCGAAGCCACGGTTGACTAAAGAAAGCACGAATTGCTTGATGGGCCTCATTGCCAAGTTGAGAGTCTAATGTAGGCTTGAGAATAAGGATTGGCAGCCCATGTTGGGCCTTAGCTGACCAGCCCTTGTCTATTAGGGCCGAATTTAGTAAGTTCCATTCGTttgttaattttcttaataagtTAAGTTTAGGAGTTAATAACGTTTTCCATTCCTAGTTAGGTTTAGGGCTACCAAAGCCTATAAATACAAGGCTGGCCGACTTTGTTAGGAATTATTCATCAATAAAcaaattttcagttttaagATTATTCGCTTAAgctttggttaattttgaatatcttagattttGTTCTAAGTGTTCTTCTTGGCTTATCAAGCAAGAATCACACTTGCTCATGGTGTCGTTCTACCATTGACCATAAGTTCCTTTAATCTTTTCTTGAGGGTTAAGAATCAATCTTAGTTCTTATCCCAGGGATTCTAAGGGGGTTTAGGGTTCTGCACGTACAAACCTTGGAGCCGCTTGTCTAGATCCTGTTTTGTTAGAATACAAGTTCTTCCAATCGTGGTTTGGGTTCGTATCATACGTCCAAACCTTCAATTTTCCTATGAATCCCATGTTGATCTTGGACacttcgaacaagggcttgaagtGACTCTTTGAAGCATTTAGCCCGTGCACGTGTAACCGAGCTcaatggaactcgaactggaTCATCACGTGGGCCAagatccgtgcacacatcagcgTTCTTCTACCTTTGTCATTGGTTCACTAAATCATTTGATTGTGGGTTGAGATTCAATTCAAGGTTCACAATCCAGGGTTTAGAAGGGTCAAGTGTTTTTCCACACTCCAACTTGATTTCTTCGTCTAGTTCCGGGACTACGTGGGATACGAGTTCATACCATCGAGCGGGTTCATATCAGTTTGGTAATTAGAGCTAGTTGACGAATTCAAGTATATCTTGTTCGTGTCAAAGTAAGTTTCCTTTGTTTCAAATCGAATCGTTGTTCTTGGTAGTAATACGCTAGGGTTTCTCATTGGTTTCTTTGTTGATCGTGTCTTTCCGTTGTTGTACGCTTGCATTTTGTTGATTACATCGTGTTTTTCTAGTCTTGTTAGAGTCTTgttatcttgtttcttgagtCTTGAAGTTTcttaaagttaaaaaaaattgaactgtTCACGGTACCGTTCATCGTTAATGTTCACGGTACTGTTCaccgaaaaaaaaatttctggtcGTTGTTTTCTTGGAAATCTAAA from Coffea eugenioides isolate CCC68of unplaced genomic scaffold, Ceug_1.0 ScVebR1_1386;HRSCAF=2227, whole genome shotgun sequence harbors:
- the LOC113755285 gene encoding uncharacterized protein LOC113755285 encodes the protein MVEALGLPTREHLRPYRLQWLNNCGDIRVSQQASQFDRSTSHDGRTNMYTFLHKGKKITLAPLTPKQVYEDQMKIQQECEKVDERKKIEKHERKERKRSVQNEREKATNGMDHEEYEDVFPDDVPSGLPPVRGIGIGAVLIQGGRPVAYFSEKLNGAMLNYSTYDKELYALIRALQVWQHYLRPKEFVIHTDHESLKFLKSQNKLSKRHVRWISFIELFSMLLSTKPDLYSTDDDFELVFEACKQKAQEKFFIADGFLYYLDRLCIPKCSIRQLLVKESHSGGLMGHFGIAKTLSILQEHLYWPNMRRDVEREVARCIQCLRAKSKVNPHGLYMPLPIPSEPWVDISMDFILGLPRTKRGHDSIFVAVDRFSKMAHFIACHKTDNAPYIADLFFKEVVRLHVNILAAKAVRHLHEKARVNIERRTEQFARHANKGRRQLLFEPRDWVWLHMRKERFPEKRRSKLMPRGDGPFQILAKVNDNAYQLDLPGEYGVSSTFNVADLLPFDVGDDFDLRTNPSQEEGNDEEPPRTHVVTSQGSSKDDLRAPSINLGPMTRARTRKMRENLQTFLQIVHTRVGKIQEDNHTMVSLLQVLGEATVD